Genomic window (Pieris rapae chromosome 4, ilPieRapa1.1, whole genome shotgun sequence):
CAAtgcaactaaaataaattatcaatgtagtatcattaaagtttcataaaaagtaacaaacatcaataaaaataataggaaCTAAAAATAGTAACTTACGttacacaatattattaaaaataatataaatgtatataacaaaaatatataaaaagtttaggaCGCTCAAAGGATAGCTTTAAACCTTAtggtttatcaaaataaatgaaaaatttaaagatttaacgtataaaaaatcaatctgAATCACTGTCATCTGCTCCATTACagtttttcaaatcaaattattaaaaaaacaaatgatactcCTTAGGAATCACCAGTGTCTTACAAAGATCCATGAAGTGTTTGTACTTATTTTGGTGAATAGGAATGGGTCTGATAagctaaagaaatattatctatgttaaAATTCAACTCTTGTAAGCACTACTTGTAAGCATCATCTTGGTAACtcgttttataaaatgtcCTAAATGGATTTTCTGCTTTAACAACTACTTCCGAGACTTTGTTTCAAGGCATTTTAGATCCATCATTAGTAGTTGTCCAGTTGTTTATAAGTCCTTACTTTGatttaaaggcttttattaaatCCTGAGACACTTCAATAACTTTGTATGGTTTTTCGTCGGATATGGCAAATCTAAAAGCTGTGTACCATTGATAAGGCGTATAAAGCATTTTATCTTTTGTCTGTCTTTGAATTAAAGCATGTATACTGTCGCCTTCATTTTGAGTGTGACCCACTATTAGAAAGCGATggctaatatatatgtatacagaacTTCGAACTAGCTAACAGATACATTAAGAAAACAATCCTATTTCTATATTGGCTTCCACGGTTGTCTGACCGAAACCGGTAATCTTTGACACCTTCACCCACCGTATCTTCTATATTCTTAAAAACACTAATAGAAATGTCATTTGCACATCTCTTTGCTTTCTGTTGATGCCATGAAAAACAATAACCTTGTCGAGATCCCAGACTGAATATCGTGAGAAGATAAGTTtccgtttataataaaaagtactaaCGTTCCCGTGAGGTACATTAAGACACTTTTGATGATCAAATGCTGCtgtatcttttgttttctagCTTTCTCTTTTTCCTTTAAATGCTCTTCatgcttttatttatctgtctgGGTAACTTGCTTgctattttcataaatgtgaCATTGTTCACAAACACCTTTTTTGGGTTTATGAAAATctatattgatatttgtattaactgATATATCTCGATACTGTCTCACGGTAGTCGCTTTAGAAGACTTCCCAAGAACATAGTTTTGCAAACCGATATTTTTGTAGTCTCAATATTATCTCCTTGACTGCTTGGAAGAAACTTATGAAAGGAGCATATTAACTTAAGTTGCATGCGCCCTGGCTGTCATTCATTGTATACTGAGCCAAAATAAACTTGTATCAATGCGTCCCTTCTCACGCCCCGCGAACACTGATACAACGTTATTTGGATCAGTATACAATGTACGATTTAAAAAGatgttgaaattgatttagtaCACGTGAAATTATCTCGGTAACTAtagttctttttaaaaaaaaattaacactaaCGTAAAGATCATGGTTAATTATgtacgtttatataaaaaaaaccaaataccTAAATTTGTTAGTTGACTCAGTATACTTAGGAGGTATCGATTTGGAAGTGGAATTAGTAAAATCCAAAGTAGTTACGAtaatacaaacacaaaatGTAAGCGAACTTTTTTGGTTAAACACAATTCAAACGTGAATCAAACAGTAAATACTGAGTCtcatatgtattattaaaaatatgctttTAAGCACACGTGAGTCAACAAGGATTGAGGATGTCCATTTCGAGCAAATTGTGTGTGCAATAGTCCATATTTGACATGCTTAATAATTCTTTGTAACAGAAAAATGAGACAAAAggcgtattattttttgttgcgACCAAtgaaatatagattatattttcggaaatacctattttatattagcaAAATTTTTAGGCTCAACAAAAGAGAAAGCcttaattgaaatttgttttgtcCACTTCATGTGTTTCATAGTTGATTACTGTGAAAGTCAGTCAAGGattgtgaattaataaaatttataaatacttacttacaaatatctctctttttattatagcGTAAATGTAAATGTGTAAGGAACAGGTACTATCTACAAATAAACAACCGAAAATTcctttagttagttattatattataattctagttattatattataattctcTAAAAAAACcattatgtatatatcttGATATCTCTTAAAAtctaagatataaaatattaaaaaaatactatgtttataaataataaagtttaatatttacgaaaaccgattttatatatataaatttgtggaaacccttaatatttttattacaaacacatAAGCTCCATCTATCGAAAAGTAGCaaagttttagtttagttacaACATACAAGATGACACtgacagtaataaaaatgtcactATGTAGACGATAGATGgcagtacatatttatttctgtttcttATTTAGAAaggaatgttttttaaacGATAAATACGTAAGACaagtattaattacatacgTCGATACACATACAATGCAAAAATCGTATAGAACAAATATTAGAAGGTAAGCCAAGTACACACAAGTTATTAGCGATGCTGTATTCAGTAGAAGTTGAAGTCGCACTACAGCTATGTTGTCATAGGTgcctgaaaaaatatattaaacagattaaaagctttttaatagTTTGTATGTCCACGATATTCTCGAAAACTATTGATTCTGAAGTATATATTATCTCTTCCTACTAGGCATCAAtaacctaaaataatatattataataatactagcgacccgccccggcttcgcacgggtgcaatgctgatactaaatgcACAACAGAAGTCTGTAAAAGTTGTACAATACTCAgtacattattattgataaaactcgaagggttcagcctgcgtttgcaatgtaagtggaaaaatgtaattatttacgacatcacattagaaaccttaaaaataacagtacttctccactatttaatggatgttattatacatataaaccttcctcttgaatcactctatctagtaaaaaaaccgcatcaaaatccgttgcgtagtttcaaagatttaagcatacaaagggacatagagACAGAGAAAAaccaatttgttttataatattatgtattgatatattgtaattaattaaataaatttcctaTTGTTTCCTATTAATACACGGAATTACTGCCAGGCTTTGAATGATAATTCAGATCCTATTTTTACAGACTTCAGATAAAACCATGTTGGCATGGTACCGATTTGAAATCTTGACACAACTTTTGGTGTCTGAAATAtgcataattttctttttaaatctgGTATATTCTAACATAAGCCATCAAAatagtttcaatatttttactttttaatatattataagttttataaaaatttaaaaagaccaaaatacaatatattataaatatttctctaCCATCGCCGCTATAACACTTTGCAATTCAAGTTTCCCAAGAAATCGGAAAGTGTAAGTTTCTGATAACTGTTATTCGCAAGTCGTGGACTTCCATATATGACTCGCAATAAGAGGCCAAATAAGCGCATCTTAAATCGTAGTTTGCAATATTTCTTACGACGcaatacattttcaatattaagctgttatttcttgaaaaattttctttttgatgCAAGGGTAAAACACTGaaatatggaaaaaataaaaaaatatttaaagtagggtaattattattaaatatttaaaatagggtTATTATTGGCGTGACTCtagttgttatatattatttaaaaaataataattgacttCTTCAAGACCagaaacaaactaaaaattaaatttgtctccattaataattataaatccgCCAGAAGGTTGATCACCATTTCTCTTTCGAAATGTCTTAAGGCGAAATCATCGATGTAGAGGCATCATTTATAATGCGAAAGTGAGTGTTGTGAGTTTATTCTTGTTTGACGTATAAACCCGTACAGTTTATCTCCATTATGGAGTTGAAGCATATATACGAGTCTGACCTAACTCCTGGCTATATATTCAAAggagttatttaatattttttagtacaaGCATTTAATAACCGTTCaacgaatgtttttttaaatatagaattccTGCGTACGACGCTAAGAATTTTATagcaataatttcaataaactaGAAAAAATGTAAGTCCCATCCATTGCCGTCATTAGGACGTAATCACATAGTATACGGTGACCATAAATTACAGACGGCTGCCGACAGTGTTTTTGCCCTTTATGATGACATCTCAATTTGAGAAGATAATTTTATGCACATGCCTTCTCGAAaggttttctgtttttgtatagttttacattatttgcgAAACtgtttttactgttttattttaatgagcaGTCATgcaattgaattgaataatgTGCACGgtttttgtatgaaacaatGCGTTAATGACTTCGCTGTTAAATagacttttaattttgttttaatagatCAGACCCCCACATTATTTTACACGTCAGGTGTAACTTTCTTGAATcttatttcatacaaataaattagattttaataacagtatctaaataatttatttaagggtTAATAGACTTACTCAGGAAGATCATAATACAATAGAAGAGTGTGCCGTAAATGCAATTTGGTACTTCAAAAGCTGAATTTCTCGGCAGCAAACCAAACGCTTTAGAATACCTGTAATTAACCAACAACTGTTAAAGATGTAATTTGAAGTCGAATCCTGGTCTGGTATCATCTCGGGACCCGCTATCAGGCTAGTGTGGTCTATACTAACTCTATGTGTCTATGGTCCACAGACTCAAGGTGAACTTTATTACGAAGCAGGAATGTTGTTAGCTCGTAAAACGTTTATTCTAACGCAAAAAAGAGAGTAAAAATAGTTGACATATTTTAGcaattttaagatataaatacatatttgtctctaaattattttaaaataattactaattcaattaaaatacatcaaCGTAAATATTTAGTCAGAAGTACACTTTATTTACAGATTCTTATCTGTTAGTTATGCAATTTTAATgcaaagaattaaaaaaagctgCTGTGAAGTATGACGAAACGACTTCAATAAAAAGGTCTAGTGACCACCCGTAGCTACGGTCTATATTCAACagttattgtttaattgtttgGTTAGTTAATCTTCTGGTGACGCGGTAATTCCTTATATTTCCCTATATGAACGAAACAGCTGTCATTTAATAGGACCGGTGCAATGAGAAGGGAGTCTACAGTCAAGTATCGCAAAAacgtacattttattatattaaacggTTGAAGCATagcacttttttatatatttttttaacttagaCTCACTTGGTATCTCGGCGAAActacaaaatcaaattaaggGTGCTTTCTTAGCGTTTTATAGTATAATCTAGACGTTTTAACGTCTTATGTAGTTGATTTTACTTTGTAATACTAATTCTATAAAGAGTGGTGTTTGTTAggtagtaatttaatattaaaaattaacaaagcaTTCTGTTTTTGCCTCTTAAAATGTGTGccagtttaatttttgtttgttaatacaTGTGAGATTCTTCATTGTGATGTCCGTTGccaaagcattttttttataaatagctaAGCGATCACcacacataataatacattatttagtaaattaaataagagaTATAAGATTTGGTTTAGTTAGATAAAAGCTCTATTATATActcaatacattatttaaacttccactcatattaaaacattacatattaataataacactcACTACACCAAAAagacactcttttcttgaaggacccaaaGTTGAATTGGTTAGACATTTCTTCAGTTATTGTTGCTGTGTATTTAACTGTTgatgtcaaagtcaaaaatcatttattcatataggtataaaaataatacaaacataatgtacacttatgaacgtcaaaaaagaaagaaaaatattgaatttgcaaaaaaaaaatactatgaaattgctacatattatatatattgctgATACAGAAATGGCAAAACTTTTATTGTGACTTcaattatagaatatttagatACGTACTCAGATGTAAGAACCCTGGAGCAGCTAGCGTGTTCAGCGAGGTCGCAGAGTGCTTTATATCCTGGCCGGGACTCTGCAGCCATTTCGACGTACAGAGTATATGTCGACACCAGAACTCCCAGGATTCCCGTGAGAACGACACCacgatttatattttgaacacCCATATTGAACTGAAATGTTAGTAAACATGAGACTAGGACTAGGGGAGTCAAACCACCCAGGAATCAGCGGCGCGATTTATCGTTACGTTACACCCCATATGACTAATTTGTATCAAACAGCATAAAATGCTATCAGAGGAATCTTTTATATAGAACGGGGGCCAAAGGGTAGGAGCCTCACCTGATGGGTAGTTATACCGCCTATAGtgagacactctcaatgccagaaggctcgcaagtgagTTGCCGGCCTCTCAACCCCTATTTTAATGCATACATAAAGTGACCATTTCTTTCAAAATTCTTTGACTCAAaacgttatattaaatttttgatatacggatgattatataatttagatcAAATAATAAGTTGTCAatgaaaaattttatgtttagttatatttatatttaacagaaGAACGATTtcataaaagaataaaactcTTGACACGTTTGTTTATATTCTGCTGCGCAATTTTCCCGCCGTTTCTGTAAACGGGACAATTTGGCGTCCCACAGTTCATTTCGGGGATACCGGCTCGTAATTGGAAAAAGGGACAGCCCCGTTAAGAACGGGACGTCTGGTCACATTATGCATACAGCAATCAGCccctaaaaattaatttcgttaCATTCGGTAGTAAAATTCTAGATAAAAAATCGCACCAGTGATGTGTGTGAAACATTACAGCATGGGACCTGATATGTGAAGATAAAACTTTACcgtcatattttcttataagatTTTTCTACATCTTCCAAATAACTAGGTCAGTAAATGCTTCTGCAAATATATTAGGTAAGTGTACTAAGAAAAATGATTCTGATTTGAAGCGTTTATAACATGCTTACTTTTCACCTCATAgccaaaaacatatttattttaaacttcaaaATCACGTAGCACAGACCCTCGTAAGTTAATTACTACCACTATAGACTGAGGGGAACAGACTATTGACGCACCCCATGCTCTCACCTAATGCTATAACGAATTTCTCAAAGCATAAAgcgatttataaatttatattcccatattagaaaaaatatcgtCAATGAAATTAtcgataaatgaaaaaaatatctatatttaattatttttttaaatcatcaaTTTTGTTTCATAAGATTAAACCTGTCCATCGTTTCGTATGATTTACAGCAGTGGGTTACATCAACGatgtttaatattgatttatattttataaaagactataaaattctaatgctatttataaaacaatatattttatataaattattaggttaaatttttttaatactttaaaataaacttatcgTCATAAGTTACTTAATATAGACATATTCATAggcagaatataaaaaatacatttaagtgGAGTGGGTAAGAAATGGTTCGTATTTTATGGtatactagtgacccgccccagcttcgcacgggtgcaatgctgatgaatagcaggtttttattatgtattgttatttccgtcgctggaaagctccgataatatacgcgacatataccatatagacatataccatcacggacttttctgtagaccttttcaatgtgtacagtCCTTAgtacaatattttgataaaactcgtagggttcagcctgcgtttgcaatgtaagcggaaaaaatgtaattatttacgacatcacattagaaacctcaaaaataacagtacttctccactatttaatggatgttattatacatataaaccttcctcttgaatcattctatctattaaaaaccgcatcaaagtCCGTTGcctagtttcaaagatttaagcatgcAAAGGGatatagggacagagaaagcgactttgatttatactatttataacaTACTTACACCGGTATTAATGTGTAAATTCGATGTGGTACCGATTCCGAAAGCTATATttgtaatgttattaataattaaatatatgcatTATTGCTATCCAAATCTAAACTTCATCctttcgatttaaaaatgtactgTATTTAACTTAAACTATTCAATCCAAAAGCTCGAAAACAAACACTAGCGTTCGAACGCAGAGCACATCAAGTAAGGATTTAAGTTTGCTTGTTCAGTAAGATCGTTCACACTctgttaaacatttttaatattcatacaaCGCTTATGAATATTCACGCTACTGTCACATACATTGTCTAAGATTGTGTAATAACGCTTAATAGGATGGCATAAATCTATGTTAGATCCTTTGAAGCGTATAATGagaattttatactttaaaatagtataattaaatgtcattacagtaccaaaataattttataaatgatagtttttacaacaatacgatgtgttatttaaaaaaagtattgacataatttccatttaattAACGATGcctaaaaattgaaataatatactactgtatattttatagtttttttttttattattacggcTGCTTTACGATGTCAGTTTAAATTGGATGACACACCTCTACTGCCCGGTTACCTGACACCcgttacaataatttaagtcaAAAATAGAGCCAATTACTAAacatagatggcgctaaacctattttaaaagatcttGCCACAGGAGCGGTATCAGAAAAACACAGATGTTAGGTTGCAAAACATACTAAGAAAATACGCCATCTAGTGAGTAGTTACTACTAGTGAatctttaacaaattatatgttttctatttatttttattcatcattATAACACtcacattattttgtatagtaCTTTAGAGAACAGTATTTTgtcagaaataataaatataaatgtcaaaactGATTAGGTATCATAGCCTGTTGGAGCACATATTTACCAACCTTACGcaaaaaaaaagctttttaaattattattatagacaatattttttggtattaTAGTGTAGGATAAACTACTTCATATTGTATAAAGTCAAATCTTAATTCAGACTGCATTACAAAATGAAatcttataaacaaatacttaaagTCATGTTACTTACatgaaaaaatgtatgtaggTCAAATTCTCTGTTTTGGAATTTACGATGAAGAAAGAGAACACAACATAAGAGAAAAGAGTGGTTACAATCGCCACATTGCCAACCGATGACGCCCAATTTTGCGGAATGTATGGGCGTTATGTTGGCAGCACTGTTTTAGTTCACCATCGCGACCGCAACGCAGCGTTGGCGTCGTGCAACACCTTTCATTGTATTGACTATTGACTGATTCTGAACATAGAGAATAATGtacaaaactaatttatcgttttattgtataagtttttgttaaaatatattgtaatatatcttAGTGTAAGTGTAATTATGCCTCCGTTTACGTAAAAGTGATAAAAAACAGCCCGTCGAGTGCTACGCGGCCATTTTACTTGCAATGCGGCAACGGTGTACGGTCCGCCATTGGAAACAGCCAGTGTCTTCTGTGTGCAAgatttgtattgtgtttttggtTTAGAAACATAGGATAACCATGTGTGATAAAAGTGTAGTGCGGACTTTAGTGTAGTGAAGCACGGTGGTCGGGTGTTTCGAATAATGTGCGAACGATGGAAAACGAAGTAAAGCAGCGCAATCAGCGAAACAGGCGAAGGGAACGGGCTCAGCGCATGCAAGCACAGAGAGAGAGTAAGGCTAAAGATGGGGACAGTGGCGAGGACGAGTCCCCTGCGAGAGAAAAACCTCCTCGCCCGGTGGCCAGGAGAA
Coding sequences:
- the LOC111003414 gene encoding vitamin K epoxide reductase complex subunit 1, yielding MGVQNINRGVVLTGILGVLVSTYTLYVEMAAESRPGYKALCDLAEHASCSRVLTSEYSKAFGLLPRNSAFEVPNCIYGTLFYCIMIFLSTYDNIAVVRLQLLLNTASLITCVYLAYLLIFVLYDFCIVCVSTYVINTCLTYLSFKKHSFLNKKQK